A single window of Hyla sarda isolate aHylSar1 chromosome 2, aHylSar1.hap1, whole genome shotgun sequence DNA harbors:
- the ANKRD49 gene encoding ankyrin repeat domain-containing protein 49 isoform X2 — translation MLCRKTQDRSSSDMTTLKDASSPQDNAADNTTEDEIELQEKLDYFPEDFNQLDLLETHRHLIPTGTQSLWPGESEDDEEEKSEDWYQTQEENLKDDPKELILFAAENNRLQTVQRILSMNPDLVNVADEDHYTPLHRASYNGHLAIVRKLIAKGANVHAVTLDGWTPLHSACKWNNTAVASFLLQHGANINAQTMGSLTPLHLAAANRDSRQLLELLLLNRYIRPQLTNKLGETAYEIARRTDIYHYLFEIADYWT, via the exons ATGCTATGTAGGAAGACGCAGGATCGGTCGTCGAGCGAC ATGACCACCTTGAAGGACGCCTCTTCACCCCAGGACAATGCCGCAGACAACACCACAGAAGATGAGATTGAATTGCAGGAAAAACTCGATTACTTTCCAGAAGACTTTAACCAGCTGGATCTACTGGAAACCCACCGACACCTGATCCCTACCGGGACCCAGAGTCTATGGCCGGGGGAGTCTGAAGAcgatgaggaggagaagagcgAGGACTGGTACCAGACCCAGGAGGAGAATCTCAAGGATGACCCCAAAGAGTTAATACTTTTTGCTGCAGAAAATAACAGA CTGCAAACCGTCCAGAGGATCCTCTCCATGAACCCGGATCTTGTGAATGTCGCCGATGAAGATCATTACaccccactgcacagagcctccTACAACGGTCACCTGGCGATAGTGCGGAAGCTGATCGCAAAGGGGGCGAACGTGCACGCGGTGACCCTAGACGGTTGGACCCCTCTACACAGCGCCTGCAAGTGGAATAATACGGCTGTTGCCTCCTTCCTGCTCCAGCACGGAGCCAACATCAATGCGCAGACTATGGGCTCGCTGACTCCGCTGCATCTGGCCGCAGCAAAccgggacagccgacagctcctGGAGCTGCTCCTCCTGAACCGCTACATCAGGCCCCAGCTGACCAATAAACTGGGAGAGACGGCTTACGAGATCGCCCGGCGCACCGACATCTACCATTACCTGTTTGAGATCGCAGATTATTGGACCTGA
- the ANKRD49 gene encoding ankyrin repeat domain-containing protein 49 isoform X1 produces MLGTVVFFCLVFIPACSVQKGHCTVCKMTTLKDASSPQDNAADNTTEDEIELQEKLDYFPEDFNQLDLLETHRHLIPTGTQSLWPGESEDDEEEKSEDWYQTQEENLKDDPKELILFAAENNRLQTVQRILSMNPDLVNVADEDHYTPLHRASYNGHLAIVRKLIAKGANVHAVTLDGWTPLHSACKWNNTAVASFLLQHGANINAQTMGSLTPLHLAAANRDSRQLLELLLLNRYIRPQLTNKLGETAYEIARRTDIYHYLFEIADYWT; encoded by the exons atgctgggaactgtagtttttttttgtcttgtgttTATACCAGCATGCTCTGTGCAGAAAGGACATTGCACAGTCTGCAAG ATGACCACCTTGAAGGACGCCTCTTCACCCCAGGACAATGCCGCAGACAACACCACAGAAGATGAGATTGAATTGCAGGAAAAACTCGATTACTTTCCAGAAGACTTTAACCAGCTGGATCTACTGGAAACCCACCGACACCTGATCCCTACCGGGACCCAGAGTCTATGGCCGGGGGAGTCTGAAGAcgatgaggaggagaagagcgAGGACTGGTACCAGACCCAGGAGGAGAATCTCAAGGATGACCCCAAAGAGTTAATACTTTTTGCTGCAGAAAATAACAGA CTGCAAACCGTCCAGAGGATCCTCTCCATGAACCCGGATCTTGTGAATGTCGCCGATGAAGATCATTACaccccactgcacagagcctccTACAACGGTCACCTGGCGATAGTGCGGAAGCTGATCGCAAAGGGGGCGAACGTGCACGCGGTGACCCTAGACGGTTGGACCCCTCTACACAGCGCCTGCAAGTGGAATAATACGGCTGTTGCCTCCTTCCTGCTCCAGCACGGAGCCAACATCAATGCGCAGACTATGGGCTCGCTGACTCCGCTGCATCTGGCCGCAGCAAAccgggacagccgacagctcctGGAGCTGCTCCTCCTGAACCGCTACATCAGGCCCCAGCTGACCAATAAACTGGGAGAGACGGCTTACGAGATCGCCCGGCGCACCGACATCTACCATTACCTGTTTGAGATCGCAGATTATTGGACCTGA
- the ANKRD49 gene encoding ankyrin repeat domain-containing protein 49 isoform X3: protein MTTLKDASSPQDNAADNTTEDEIELQEKLDYFPEDFNQLDLLETHRHLIPTGTQSLWPGESEDDEEEKSEDWYQTQEENLKDDPKELILFAAENNRLQTVQRILSMNPDLVNVADEDHYTPLHRASYNGHLAIVRKLIAKGANVHAVTLDGWTPLHSACKWNNTAVASFLLQHGANINAQTMGSLTPLHLAAANRDSRQLLELLLLNRYIRPQLTNKLGETAYEIARRTDIYHYLFEIADYWT, encoded by the exons ATGACCACCTTGAAGGACGCCTCTTCACCCCAGGACAATGCCGCAGACAACACCACAGAAGATGAGATTGAATTGCAGGAAAAACTCGATTACTTTCCAGAAGACTTTAACCAGCTGGATCTACTGGAAACCCACCGACACCTGATCCCTACCGGGACCCAGAGTCTATGGCCGGGGGAGTCTGAAGAcgatgaggaggagaagagcgAGGACTGGTACCAGACCCAGGAGGAGAATCTCAAGGATGACCCCAAAGAGTTAATACTTTTTGCTGCAGAAAATAACAGA CTGCAAACCGTCCAGAGGATCCTCTCCATGAACCCGGATCTTGTGAATGTCGCCGATGAAGATCATTACaccccactgcacagagcctccTACAACGGTCACCTGGCGATAGTGCGGAAGCTGATCGCAAAGGGGGCGAACGTGCACGCGGTGACCCTAGACGGTTGGACCCCTCTACACAGCGCCTGCAAGTGGAATAATACGGCTGTTGCCTCCTTCCTGCTCCAGCACGGAGCCAACATCAATGCGCAGACTATGGGCTCGCTGACTCCGCTGCATCTGGCCGCAGCAAAccgggacagccgacagctcctGGAGCTGCTCCTCCTGAACCGCTACATCAGGCCCCAGCTGACCAATAAACTGGGAGAGACGGCTTACGAGATCGCCCGGCGCACCGACATCTACCATTACCTGTTTGAGATCGCAGATTATTGGACCTGA